CCTAGCCCACGAGGCTCTGCCCCCTTCATGGGGGTATGTCCCCTCGCACCTGCTAACCTCAGGCCCCGCCTCCAGTCACAGGTATTTAACAGCCCTCCTCAGTTCCTCTCCCTTCCAGGCTTTCTCTATTCCAACCCAGACTTGTTCACCAAGCCCCTGGTCGGTGGACCAAACCTAGATCATCAGTCCCCTTCccacccagccccctcctctgagACCCACAGCCCAGACTCACAGGGCTCCGCCTCCCCACTACCCCTTCTCCCCCGCGATAGTCCCGCCCTCGTCACTAGGACCCCGCCCGCAGCCCTGTTTTTCAGCCCCCAcgccggccccgcccctctcAGCGGGCCTCCCCTCCGCCGGCTCCGGCCTTCTCCTAGAAGCCCTCCTCCTGACAGTGACCCGCCGTCTCTTACCAGGGCCCGCGTCCACTGGTCCGCCAGGCCCCGCCTTTTTTGCGGCCCCCGTTGTGCTGCTGCACCCGACGAGCAGGGTTGACCGTGAACCCCACGTAGACGCGGCCCCGGTGCCGAGGGTTCAGGCAGTAGAGCAGGTAGACGCCGAAGAAGCGCCCGGGCCTCGCCGCGCCCCCTGTGGGGCCCATCGGAACTTGGGGGTTGATTGCTCTGGCCTGTGACCCCGGGGAGAGCGGGTTGCCAGGGCCGCAAGATGCTTGTCTCGGAAAAAGCGCTTGGGGGCAATCCCGAGGTACCCTAGAGGCCACAGCAATGCAGGCTCGCGCACCCTCTCCTAGCTGGAGCTAGGGTGTCCAAACCGGGGCACAGAACCCGGGCTGCTGTGCAGGCGGCGGGTACCAATTAGCGTCCGCAGGGGCCTTATGCAGACTCTGATTGGCTGACTGATGGTAGGTGCAGAAACCGGAGACTGTTGGAAAACTGGGCTTGCAAGAGGGCGGAAGTACTGTGTTTACTGACGCCTTAGTAAGGGCGGAAGTAGAGGCCTCAACGGAAGTGGCGCTAGTAAGGGCGGAAGCAGTGTGGCAGGGGTCCGAGCCGGGGTTCTGTCCCAGCTGAGCTGTCGCCCCCGTTGGGCTGCCACAATGGAACTCAGCGCGGAGTACCTCCGGGAGAAGCTGCAGCGGGACCTGGAGGCGGAACACGTGGTGAGTTGAGCGGCCGGGACACTCGCCCAGCGAGGGGAACAGGGCTCCTGAGGGGCGGGCTTGGTACCATGCACCCCATTCTGCCCCATAGGAAGTGGAGGACACGACTCCCAACCGTTGCGCGTCCAGCTTCCGAGTCCTCGTGGTGTCGGCCAAGTTCGAGGGGAAGCCGCTGCTTCAGAGACACCGGTGAGACCCCAGGAACGCCTCACTCAGCGCGGCCCCAGCTCCAGGACCACATCCCCGGCCGCTCCCCGAAACCTAACTCACACCCACCAACGCGGCCCAGCACCGCAGACCACGACCCCAGCGATCCCGCCTTCATGGCCTCTGCTTCAAATGTTGAGACTTTAGCCCTCTACCTCACTTGTTGCTAGGTTCCGGGGACTACGACCTGGGGGACACCTCCAGTCTCCCGGCTCACCCTAGCTTCGGGGTCTGCGACCCAGGCCCCAGCCTGTCG
This DNA window, taken from Balaenoptera ricei isolate mBalRic1 chromosome 15, mBalRic1.hap2, whole genome shotgun sequence, encodes the following:
- the BOLA2B gene encoding bolA-like protein 2; the protein is MELSAEYLREKLQRDLEAEHVEVEDTTPNRCASSFRVLVVSAKFEGKPLLQRHRLVNTCLAEELLHIHAFEQKTLTPEQWTREQQK